One Manduca sexta isolate Smith_Timp_Sample1 chromosome 28, JHU_Msex_v1.0, whole genome shotgun sequence DNA window includes the following coding sequences:
- the LOC115456208 gene encoding uncharacterized protein LOC115456208, which yields MFLYILFIYLTLCLCEKKITSKVYLERVNPISVGLQFALEVGSSEDLLVEVTPNACCLVLDDGVDCDVMRVVGGCYHVIPKGTKKTMKLIAPLIDPYERNGHCSFYLDSRPTDRSRANTRDVIKINFDTRLTNKKQTMLIPNDVKPCQGFDEDPFNDCSPVNCDSYYNGQKSYFDKRRKRCTTVPSCVTDSDGDMIVYNPETNKCVKEETISKDDIEFIKSLRENERRAKDVLIIKNSRPTTEVYNVTAYDSSFYPETKKLHVTPAEKAMAKCKKLTKENLMKYLMNNKYTLIVLCLIVLMQCGLICMMVYCLTKCGCCSNKKVVSTYFNYRQDASVTTPLIYTSNIDTETTEANFTSDSSNIDKRIKCYKACQKDHAKYSLSDDILTKCLNRRKWDRVPKSDTIPEYNETKIGEYGKVNFEDEIRGTKVRDTTIREAVVRETKLRDKDAKVRDNTHEVQCDLSEKEIKCHTYNFRSTGKTNVFDQKKDASNSTEKGAQAQFSNDSIDDFLSERGVIFLADENTFESSSVTKSSISSKTSKNNVLKNVISLLSRRSRPCSIPRRQRSKEGLDLELIHMSCASEFTSSNGSKDMKKKDSRTSL from the exons atgtttttatatattttatttatttacttaacgtTATGCTTATGTGAGAAGAAGATAACTTCAAAGGTGTATTTAGAGCGTGTGAACCCGATTTCTGTGGGCCTTCAGTTCGCTTTGGAAGTAGGGAGTTCCGAAGACTTGCTTGTAGAAGTAACTCCTAATGCGTGCTGCCTGGTGTTGGATGATGGAGTGGACTGTGACGTCATGAGGGTTGTTGGCGGATGCTATCACGTCATCCCGAAAG GCACCAAAAAGACAATGAAACTGATAGCTCCGCTCATCGATCCCTATGAAAGAAATGGTCACTGCTCCTTCTATCTCGACTCACGCCCTACAGACAGATCCAGAGCGAATACGCGTGAcgttatcaaaataaactttgaCACGCGGCTGACTAACAAAAAGCAGACAATGCTTATACCTAACGATGTCAAGCCATGCCAAGGATTCGACGAAGACCCTTTTAACGACTGCAGCCCAGTCAACTGTGACTCTTATTATAACGGTCAAAAGTCGTATTTTGATAAACGCAGGAAACGGTGTACTACTGTACCCAGTTGTGTAACCGATTCTGATGGAGATATGATAGTTTACAACCCAGAGACGAATAAATGTGTCAAAGAAGAAACTATATCGAAAGACGACATTGAATTTATTAAGTCTTTAAGAGAGAACGAAAGAAGGGCTAAAGATGTATTGATCATCAAAAATAGTCGACCAACAACAGAAGTATATAACGTTACGGCTTACGACAGCAGTTTCTACCCAGAAACTAAGAAACTGCATGTAACACCAGCTGAGAAAGCGATGGCTAAATGTAAGAAGTTGACAAAAGAGAATTTAATGAAATACTTAATGAATAACAAGTACACCTTGATAGTGTTATGCCTAATTGTCTTAATGCAATGTGGTCTAATCTGCATGATGGTATATTGTCTCACAAAATGTGGTTGCTGCAGCAATAAGAAGgttgtaagtacttattttaattacagacaAGATGCTTCTGTTACTACGCCTCTGATTTACACCAGTAATATAGATACGGAGACCACGGAAGCTAATTTCACAAGTGACTCTTCGAATATAGATAAAAGAATTAAATGTTACAAAGCATGTCAAAAAGATCACGCAAAATACAGTCTTTCTGATGATATTCTTACTAAATGTTTAAACCGACGCAAGTGGGACAGAGTACCTAAATCTGATACGATTCCAGAATATAATGAAACTAAAATAGGTGAATACGGTAAAGTTAATTTCGAAGATGAGATCAGAGGGACCAAAGTTAGAGATACAACGATCAGGGAGGCGGTTGTAAGAGAAACGAAACTCAGAGATAAGGATGCGAAAGTCAGAGATAACACACACGAAGTTCAATGCGATTTATCAGAGAAGGAGATCAAATGCCATACATACAACTTCCGAAGTACTGGAAAAACTAATGTCTTTGACCAGAAAAAAGACGCATCAAATTCTACAGAAAAAGGAGCGCAGGCGCAATTTTCCAATGACTCAATTGATGACTTTTTATCAGAGAGAGGGGTAATCTTCTTAGCAGATGAAAACACCTTTGAATCCTCATCGGTTACTAAGTCTTCCATATCTAGTAAAACCTCAAAGAACAATGTTTTGAAGAATGTAATATCCTTATTATCGAGGAGATCCAGACCCTGTTCGATTCCCAGGAGACAGAGGTCAAAAGAAGGTCTAgatttggaactgatccatatgtcGTGTGCTTCGGAATTCACATCTAGCAATGGTTCTAAAGACATGAAGAAGAAGGATTCCAGAACTTCGCTGTAA